CATTTGCACGCATATATGAAGCCATATACAGTTTGCCTTCTCTTACAAAAAACTGCAATCCTAATGTACAAGAAATATCCATGTTATTTTCTATTACTAGCTCTGTTGCATCAAAAATCTGTATAAACGCTCTTTTGGAATCGGGATCTTTATTTGTCAACAACTCTTTCATTTGGCTCCATTGATTTATTTTGGCATTACCAAACTCAAAAATTTTCGGTCCATATGCTGTACCTGTTAATGTTTTTCCATTCATAGAATATTCGTGCATTTTCTTGTTATAATAGCCGATAAAATCAAGGCTGTTGTCACCTGATAAATACCATAAAACTTCAGCAAAATTAAAAACAATATTTGTTTTTCTACTAGGTAAATAGCAAACTCTTTCTATTGGATTTTGAATAGTCAAGTGATAATTTAGTTTCTCACGACTTTTATTTCCACGTGGCGCATTATAAAATTGTGGCTTGTGATATACATCATCAAGCGTTTCTATATACGCCTCATGGAAGTTGTTAAATCGCATTTATTTCATCCCCCATTTAAACTGCAAGTGCAATTGTTCAAGTTTATCTAAATAATCTTTTTCTTTTTGAAAATAGATAAAAGTTACATTAGCCACAGTTCCAAGGCCTTGGATCAAAAACGCATAGTCTTCTCCTTCTTCTAATAGCAAAATGATAGGTTTCTGTAGAGCGGATGCCCAGCCAATTTCAATATGGGTACCCGGAGAAGGCGGAGTTCCTGGAAAGGCGACAAAAAGATCACAGGTACGAATTTCTTCAAAATCAATTGCTGTACATTCATCAGGCGTCATAAACTCTTTTCCCCATTCCTCACGCTTATGAGCATTATGAACAGCAAATCCTTTCTCCTCAAAAAAAGTGATAAGCTTTAGCAGCTTTTGCTTTTCACCATGATTCATTTCTCCCGTTTTTGGATGAACAAGACTTTTAAATGGACCTGCAAGAAATACTTTTTTACGTTGACTCATTTTTTCACCCCTTAAAATAAACACCTCAATCAAAAGCAATTATTGCTTTACATCCACTTTTCCTATACTGACATATATTAATCATGTTCAAAAAATGAAAGACTTTAATCCCTTCTCAAGCTTTCCAGAACAGCGCCCCTCAGAGTATTTTTTACACTATAGGAAAGCATAAAATGACGAGGACGGTACATGCTTCCGTCATTTTTTGTCTTGCTTCTTTCATTCATTCCTTTGCTTTTGCTAGTCGCTCAAGTCCTAAATATAGAAATCGAATAGTTCAGTACCGCAACCATTACATTTAACTTTTAATCGTAAAAAATATCTGTGGACTATAGGCTTTTAAAACATGATATGAATTTGCGCTATTATTTTTTTTGGGAGCTTTCACTTGAAGGTTGTGCCGTTTGATTGATGTTTTATTTTGCTATTAATTATAGGTCTGCATGTATCCTCTCCATCTTAATAGTAGGGACAATAAGATTATTTTTTTACTGACTAGGTTTTATCCCAGTTTTTGTTTATAGAACCATTTGATTTTCGATTCAATTCAACCTACCTCAAATTAGCCTCATTTTAAATGAATACTCTCAACTGTTGATTTGATCGCTTCATTGTTTGGCACCTATTTCCGTCCTATGAAGGAATAGCTGCTGGACTAATATATTAATGAAAATATATTAAGTACCATTCCAGATGTTCTTCTGTTCATTAATTTTTATTCCTCTCTTTTCTATCGCTTTAATAAACATTTCATATGGGATATCTGTTGTAGGGGAGAGCACACCCGGCTTTGTGATTGTTTTATTTCCTACCATTTGTGCTACGATACTAGCTGTGTATCCAACTGTCTTATTCATAGCAAATAGTCCAGTTTCCAAGTCCCTTTCATCTACCATTTCATAGATGAGCTCAACACTCTTGCCATTTTTCTTACCTCTTATTATATTTTTCATTAACACAAGGTCTTTTTCATTTCTTTTATACTGAAGGCGAGGTTCCAAATGTTTTAGTAAAAATTCATAGGGGGTTACATCACAGTCAAGCCCTGGAACAGGATCTGTTGTCAAAAACCCTAATTGAACCATACTACGCCAAAATGAAGCATGCCCAGCCCATCTTATTGTTCTGCGTTCCGTATTTATTAATTCTTTTTCAATTCCTAGTAAGCTTGCAAACTGAATGGCATCTCCGTTTGGTATCGTCTCTAAATCTGATCGCTCTCCTATAGTTATAGTCTCTACCCATTCTTGGTCATGCTGATGGCTAACCGGAATATCAATAACCTTTCTATCTCTTAACATGCATGCTTTACGCTGATACGACATTAGTGTGCTATTAAAGTTCCAGCTAATTTTATAACGTAAAGGGTTATAGGACGCCTCTGGTTCAGGAATGCCTCCACAGTAAGAATATAATTCATGTACTTCATCTAGCTGACTAACTCCATAACCGCATAAGACTAAATCAATTCCTGGATCTAAGCCAGCCTCCGGCATAATAGTTACTTGATTTTCCAGAGCTTTCTCGTAGGTCTCTTTAGAAATCCCATTAGCATAGGAGCAATTCACCATCGGTATTCCAAATTCGACAGCTGCTTTTGCGATTGTATCATTGAATTGTTTTGGTAACAGATCAATAACTACATCAGCCCCCTCTCTAAATAATGATGCTACATTTTGTTCAGAAGTAATGTCTACTTTTCTGTAAAACATCTTTTGTATAGCAAGGTGATCTCGAAATTGATTTACTCCGGCGAAATTAACATCCGCACACACTATCTCCGTCACATCATCACTTTTTCCTAAATCTTGTAAAGCTGCTCTTCCTTGTAACCCAGATCCCCCTAATACAATAACCTTCATTTTATAACCTCCCACCCTATAATCCTAATAATCCTAGTGTTAAATAGATGACCAATCCAATAATCCCTACTAATACAGCATAAGGAATTTGTGTCCTTACATGATCAATATGATCTACCGCAGCACCTGTCGACGCTAAAATAGTAGTATCAGATAGTGGTGAACAATGATCACCAAATACTCCACCACCAGCAACTGCTGCAATTGTAGATAAAACAATCATATCGATCTCCCCTCCCGAAAAACCAATGGCAAGTGGTACTGCTAGTGGAATCATAATGCCGAATGTTCCCCACGACGTACCTGTAGAAAAGGCGATAACTGCTGCTAATAAAAATGTGATAGCTGGTAGTAATCCTGGATTTAACCAAGCTTCTGTAATTTGAATCAAGTAAGTAGCTGTTCCCATTTGTTCACTTAATGCATTAATGGTGTATGCAAAAACTAGTATCATTACAGCAGGCATAATTCCTTTAATGCCGTTAAGTGCTGTGTCCATAATATCTTTGGTTGGAATTCCTTGAAACCGCATGATGATTCCTAAAAATACAGTCGCAGCTAAGAAAGCCTCCATTGTTTTAGCTGAACCGAGCCCGATATAAGTACCAAGTGCAATTGTAATAATAATCAGGACTGGTAAAAAGAAATTCCATCTAATACTAAGCAATTTGTTTTTAAAATACGGATCAATATTCGTTAATTCCTTTGATATTAATGGTGTTGATCCGTCACGTATTAATTTCCCCTCCTGTTGTGCACGTAGTTCAGCTTTTCGCATTGGCCCAAAATCCTTAATAATTCCAGAAGCGATAAGCCCTACTAACACTACAGACAATACAGCATAGAAGTTAAATGGGATTGATTTAGTAAATACAGCTAGCGCATCGGTTTCATTTTGAATGGGGCCTAGACCAATTAACAGACCAGAGATAAATACAGCCCACCCAGTTATTGGAACAATAACACTTACTGGTGCTGATGTGGAATCGCAAATATATGCCAGCTTTTCACGCGACATTTTTACTTTATCTGTAACTTTACGCATTGTAGTTCCAACAAATACTGGACTAAAGTAATCACTAAAAAAAACGAAAAGCCCCATAAACCACGTTGATATTTCAATTCGCTTTCTTGATCTTTGTCTTCTACCGATGATTTCGGAAAAACTTTGAATCGCTCCTGTCCGTTGAAAAAATGCAATGAGTATCCCAATAAATATTTCTAGAAGAAAAATCCAAGAAAAACCTTCGTTACCTAAAGCCTGCTTCATTAGATTAGGAAATCCTAATAACCCCTCTCCCGCTAAAAACACCCCAATCACACAAGCAATTCCTAACGATAAGATTGTATCCCTTGTCCAAAAAGCGAGTACAATTGCAATTAGCGGCGGTAATACAGACACGAACCCCAAGGTTGCAACTCCATGCATTTGAACATCCCCTCATAAAGAAAGCGTTTACATTTATATATGATAATATCCTGCATTTAGAACAATGATTTGTTTTTCTTTACAGATTTTTTTGCGTTATCACAGATTGACCCAGAACTTAAAAGGAGTACGTATTCATAATATATTGTAAAGGGTTCAAAAAATATCAACAACCCCCGGCTACAACTATCTCAACCAAACCAGCAGAACTCGAGGTAATAGCGTTGAAATCGGGGGTGGAGTTTCTAGAGCCTCCTAAATGGAGTAAAAATGACGAAAACACAGGTGTTCTCGTCATTTTTAAGTGGCAACAAATAGAGAGTTCTTCTTAATCTATATTAATAGAATTTGGGTTAGAACAAAAAAGTAGTTGACCGAAATCAGGTGCTTGTTGCTCGGTTCTAACAAGTTGTTGTACGATTTTCATATACCTGGCTCAGTGCTAACAGGTTGTTGTGCG
This genomic interval from Virgibacillus pantothenticus contains the following:
- a CDS encoding thymidylate synthase, with the protein product MRFNNFHEAYIETLDDVYHKPQFYNAPRGNKSREKLNYHLTIQNPIERVCYLPSRKTNIVFNFAEVLWYLSGDNSLDFIGYYNKKMHEYSMNGKTLTGTAYGPKIFEFGNAKINQWSQMKELLTNKDPDSKRAFIQIFDATELVIENNMDISCTLGLQFFVREGKLYMASYMRANDAFRGIVSDIFSFTFIQELMARELDLEIGEFFHNVGSIHIYQPDDNWTDKVLQEANSISKHKKAMYEFPKMPCVNNWSSIESVLKYEALLRKDQIRMTSSEIEQLDLPEYWKQVLLLFSLYQYIAYKRPIDFSLYHHLWPVYQHLVDNKWPLLRQSK
- a CDS encoding nucleoside 2-deoxyribosyltransferase, producing the protein MSQRKKVFLAGPFKSLVHPKTGEMNHGEKQKLLKLITFFEEKGFAVHNAHKREEWGKEFMTPDECTAIDFEEIRTCDLFVAFPGTPPSPGTHIEIGWASALQKPIILLLEEGEDYAFLIQGLGTVANVTFIYFQKEKDYLDKLEQLHLQFKWGMK
- a CDS encoding saccharopine dehydrogenase family protein yields the protein MKVIVLGGSGLQGRAALQDLGKSDDVTEIVCADVNFAGVNQFRDHLAIQKMFYRKVDITSEQNVASLFREGADVVIDLLPKQFNDTIAKAAVEFGIPMVNCSYANGISKETYEKALENQVTIMPEAGLDPGIDLVLCGYGVSQLDEVHELYSYCGGIPEPEASYNPLRYKISWNFNSTLMSYQRKACMLRDRKVIDIPVSHQHDQEWVETITIGERSDLETIPNGDAIQFASLLGIEKELINTERRTIRWAGHASFWRSMVQLGFLTTDPVPGLDCDVTPYEFLLKHLEPRLQYKRNEKDLVLMKNIIRGKKNGKSVELIYEMVDERDLETGLFAMNKTVGYTASIVAQMVGNKTITKPGVLSPTTDIPYEMFIKAIEKRGIKINEQKNIWNGT
- a CDS encoding Na+/H+ antiporter NhaC family protein, whose amino-acid sequence is MHGVATLGFVSVLPPLIAIVLAFWTRDTILSLGIACVIGVFLAGEGLLGFPNLMKQALGNEGFSWIFLLEIFIGILIAFFQRTGAIQSFSEIIGRRQRSRKRIEISTWFMGLFVFFSDYFSPVFVGTTMRKVTDKVKMSREKLAYICDSTSAPVSVIVPITGWAVFISGLLIGLGPIQNETDALAVFTKSIPFNFYAVLSVVLVGLIASGIIKDFGPMRKAELRAQQEGKLIRDGSTPLISKELTNIDPYFKNKLLSIRWNFFLPVLIIITIALGTYIGLGSAKTMEAFLAATVFLGIIMRFQGIPTKDIMDTALNGIKGIMPAVMILVFAYTINALSEQMGTATYLIQITEAWLNPGLLPAITFLLAAVIAFSTGTSWGTFGIMIPLAVPLAIGFSGGEIDMIVLSTIAAVAGGGVFGDHCSPLSDTTILASTGAAVDHIDHVRTQIPYAVLVGIIGLVIYLTLGLLGL